One genomic segment of Synchiropus splendidus isolate RoL2022-P1 chromosome 16, RoL_Sspl_1.0, whole genome shotgun sequence includes these proteins:
- the si:ch211-15d5.11 gene encoding nuclear receptor coactivator 7 isoform X2 — protein MAQSVRRTESVGAMDHERLQRNTNRTSYFGNVKSRLGSKLPTSISQPAQFAKGPWETQPLTRLIQDPVMGKQHQPITCRPLNHIPHIRNPKLRQYYLQGTSWDLNPAVKQDLSEDGSHAQGSHGDTVFSVSAKFTSGDSSDRLSSQLLSLSAPLGAPELKEKTGSTSRGLPRPEPAKLKAEADPVSPAQTQSPSPEAEYDKLLDVEAVPLPDGQLCLLALPPECCQGEGPEATSYLKLFCRYVTDCKGVVSGILLVTSNKIFFDPCKNNPLVKEHGCEEYLLSCSVDSLVSVSFCADISHVHFSNSQHKKKGKKAFLKRTAQDGDDHKREPIPTTVPPSAVTSSVAEEEESEPESAASDVLGVAAASFCCGGREEPGKESRLPANEPSGRCRSAHPGSVMFVRLRVQPTSGKSGGPRGQQLGVNKTRRDAWFVLSQESSDELYSYLTRCRPDLCVTEGGEEEEGEGEEEEFVLIEDQDEAEGHAEETLQKRCSSGDDWEMVLMEESGEKPPLITDRDPDGASSIAESSQILEASHVRDLLKELPPRTVGHTWQLSYSTSRHGASLKSLYRKLSAIDSPVLVVIKDALDEVFGAFLSHPLKPSEKFYGTGETFLFMLHPRFKCFRWTGENSFFIKGDLDSFSVGGGSGHFGLWVDENLYLGRSSPCYTFNNCCLSETDDFRVMELEVWTFS, from the exons ATGGCCCAGTCTGTGAGGAGGACGGAGAGTGTGGGAGCTATGGACCATGAAAGACTGCAGAGAAACACCAACCGGACCAGCTACTTCGGCAATGTCAAGAGCAG ACTGGGGTCCAAACTGCCAACAAGCATCTCGCAACCCGCGCAGTTTGCCAAGGGGCCGTGGGAAACTCAACCGCTGACCCGGCTGATTCAGGATCCGGTCATGGGTAAACAACACCAACCCATCACCTGTCGGCCCCTCAACCACATCCCCCACATCAGGAACCCCAAATTGCGGCAGTACTATTTGCAAG GAACCTCGTGGGATCTGAACCCTGCAGTGAAGCAAGACCTGTCAGAAGACGGCTCACACGCGCAG GGTTCCCATGGCGACACGGTCTTCAGCGTCTCTGCTAAGTTCACCAGTGGTGACTCGTCTGACAGGTTATCGTCCCAGCTTCTGTCTCTGTCCGCCCCCTTGGGTGCACCAGAG ctgaaggagaaaaCCGGCTCCACGTCTCGAGGATTGCCACGACCCGAACCCGCAAAACTTAAGGCAGAAGCTGATCCAGTCTCCCCGGCTCAGACCCAGTCACCTTCACCAGAGGCCGAGTATGACAAATTACTG GATGTGGAGGCAGTTCCGCTGCCTGATGGACAGCTGTGCTTATTGGCTCTCCCGCCAGAGTGCTGTCAGGGTGAGGGACCCGAGGCCACGTCTTACCTCAAGCTGTTCTGCCGCTACGTCACAGACTGCAAG GGGGTGGTGTCCGGAATCCTGCTGGTGACCTCCAACAAGATCTTCTTCGACCCCTGCAAGAACAACCCTCTGGTGAAGGAGCACGGCTGCGAGGAGTACCTGCTGTCGTGCTCCGTCGACAGCCTTGTGTCGGTCTCCTTCTGCGCCGACATCTCTCATGTTCACTTCAGCAACTCCCAGCACAA gaaaaaaggaaagaaggcTTTTCTGAAGAGGACCGCCCAAGACGGTGATGACCACAAGAGGGAGCCAATTCCTACTACAGTGCCTCCATCTGCTGTGACCAGTTCAGtcgcagaggaagaagagagtgagCCAGAAAGTGCTGCCTCAGATGTGCTTGGAGTTGCTGCTGCCAGCTTCTGTTGTGGTGGACGGGAGGAACCCGGTAAAGAAAGTAGACTTCCTGCGAATGAGCCATCTG gaCGCTGCCGGTCAGCGCACCCCGGGTCGGTGATGTTTGTGCGGCTGCGGGTTCAGCCAACGTCAGGGAAGAGCGGTGGCCCCCGAGGCCAGCAGCTGGGGGTGAACAAAACCAGACGGGACGCCTGGTTTGTCCTCTCTCAAGAGAG CTCCGACGAGCTGTATTCCTACCTGACACGCTGCCGACCAGACTTGTGCGTGACTGAgggcggggaggaggaggaaggggagggcGAGGAAGAGGAGTTCGTGCTCATCGAGGATCAAGACGAGGCGGAAGGCCATGCGGAGGAAACGTTACAGAAGCGCTGCAGCTCTGGAGATGACTGGGAG ATGGTGTTGATGGAGGAGAGCGGAGAGAAGCCCCCCCTGATCACTGACAGGGACCCTGATGGAGCCAGTAGCATTGCTGAGAGCAGCCAGATATTGGAAGCTTCCCATGTCAGAGAT CTGCTGAAGGAGCTTCCACCCAGAACAGTGGGTCACACTTGGCAGCTGTCGTACAGCACGTCGCGTCACGGCGCCAGCCTCAAGTCGCTCTACCGGAAACTAAGTGCAATAGACTCACCTGTGCTCGTAGTCATCAAGGACGCGCTTGATGAG GTATTTGGCGCATTTCTGTCTCACCCACTGAAGCCCAGTGAAAAGTTCTACGGCACCGGAGAAACTTTCCTCTTCATGTTACATCCTCGCTTCAAG TGCTTCAGGTGGACTGGAGAAAACTCTTTCTTCATTAAGGGGGATTTGGACTCGTTCTCAGTCGGAGGAGGAAG CGGCCACTTTGGCCTGTGGGTGGACGAGAACTTGTATCTTGGCCGCAGCAGTCCCTGCTACACATTCAACAACTGCTGCCTCTCTGAAACGGATGACTTCCGGGTCATGGAGTTGGAGGTGTGGACTTTCAGTTAA
- the selenon gene encoding selenoprotein N: MSADVNKTVPGDDSRNPGSESRFSRKMWTVLLVVTVPLLSFGIKQYQDYRLLKLHEEGARVLGAEGLFLFSSLDTDHDFYLSPEEFRPIAEKLTGISPPAEAEEEVIHDPNGETLIIEAKMQPLQLDSMTKSKDGFLGVSHSSLSGLRSWQSPAVPSSSYSASQFRIFLPPKNKVEVGDTWWLIPSELNIFTGYLPNNRYHPPTPKGKEVLIHSLLSMFHPRPFIKSRFAPQGAVASIRASNDFYYDIVFRIHAEFQLNDVPDFPFWFTPGQFTGNIVISKDASHVRHFQLFVPSDRSLNVDMEWLYGASESSNMEVDIGYLPQLELKSAGPSTPSIITDAEGNIIDSRESGEPIQFVFEDIHWTSEISQLEAARRLEVTLYPFKKVSYLPFSEAFERAAAERKLVHSILLWGALDDQSCUGSGRTLRETVLESSPVLALLNQSFISSWSLVKELESLQADEQSPDLSEKARLHLEKYNFPVEMLVALPNGTVVHHINANFFLDQTALKPEEEGATFSFSAGFEDPSTSTYINFLKEGMEKAKHYLAQ; the protein is encoded by the exons ATGTCTGCGGACGTGAACAAAACCGTCCCCGGGGATGACAGCAGAAACCCGGGGTCCGAGTCCCGGTTCTCCCGAAAGATGTGGACCGTGTTGCTGGTCGTCACTGTCCCGCTACTTTCTTTTGGGATCAAGCAATATCAAGATTACCGGCTGCTTAAACTTCAC GAAGAAGGCGCCCGAGTTCTGGGAGCTGAGGGTctttttctcttctcctccctggATACAGACCATGATTTCTATCTCAGCCCGGAGGAGTTTAGACCCATCGCTGAGAAGCTAACAG GGATTTCTCctccagcagaagcagaagaggaagtgatCCACGACCCGAACGGGGAGACCTTGATAATTGAGGCGAAAATGCAGCCTCTGCAGCTGGACTCTATGACGAAAAGCAAGGATGGCTTTCTTGGG GTCTCCCACAGCTCTCTAAGTGGTCTGCGCTCGTGGCAGAGCCCAGCAGTGCCTTCTTCTTCCTACTCTGCCAGCCAGTTCAGGATCTTCCTTCCTCCCAAGAACAAAGTAGAGGTGGGCGACACTTGGTGGCTGATTCCCAGCGAGCTCAACATCTTCACCGGTTACCTGCCCAACAATCGCTATCATCCTCCGACGCCGAAGGGCAAAGAGGTTCTCATCCACTCACTGCTGAGCATGTTTCACCCCCGGCCCTTCATCAAGTCGCGCTTCGCCCCTCAAGGCGCGGTCGCGTCCATACGTGCCAGCAACGACTTCTACTACGACATAGTCTTCAG AATTCATGCTGAATTCCAGCTCAACGACGTTCCCGACTTCCCCTTCTGGTTCACGCCCGGACAGTTTACAGGGAACATTGTCATCTCTAAAGACGCCTCGCACGTGCGACATTTTCAGCTCTTTGTCCCCAGTGACAG ATCTCTGAATGTGGACATGGAGTGGCTGTATGGAGCCAGTGAGAGCAGtaacatggaggtggacatcgGATATCTACCACAG CTGGAGCTGAAGTCTGCAGGTCCGTCCACACCGTCCATCATCACAGACGCGGAGGGCAACATCATTGACAGCAGGGAGAGTGGTGAACCCATCCAGTTTGTCTTCGAGGACATTCACTGGACCTCGGAGATCAGTCAGCTAGAAGCAGCTCGCCGTCTGGAGGTGACACTCTACCCTTTCAAGAAG GTGTCTTATCTCCCCTTCTCTGAAGCTTTTGAGcgagctgcagcagagagaaagCTGGTGCACTCCATTCTGCTGTGGGGGGCTTTGGATGACCAGTCCTGCTGAG GTTCCGGGCGGACTCTCCGGGAAACTGTCCTGGAAAGTTCGCCCGTCCTTGCTCTGCTCAACCAGAGCTTCATCAGCAGCTGGTCCCTGGTCAAAGAGCTGGAGAGCCTGCAG GCTGATGAACAGAGTCCTGATCTGAGTGAAAAGGCCCGTTTACACCTGGAGAAGTACAATTTCCCTGTGGAGATGTTGGTGGCGCTGCCCAATGGAACAGTT GTTCATCACATCAATGCAAACTTCTTCTTGGACCAGACGGCCTTGAaaccagaggaggaaggagcTACTTTCAGCTTCTCTGCTGGGTTTGAAGACCCTTCCACTTCAACCTACATCAACTTTCTAAAAGAAGGAATGGAAAAGGCGAAACACTACCTGGCACAGTAG
- the znf593 gene encoding zinc finger protein 593 → MVPSVTHVEKYNMGKSKQTGNHKNGSKRNISKTWKTKRRTKDLDQIHADIKPETAAKLLNQEVDYDVTGCAQHYCLHCARYFIDMKALKEHFKTKVHKKRLKQLREEPYTQAEADRAAGMGSYIPPKVVEVKTQPIEEDMS, encoded by the exons ATGGTTCCTTCTGTCACACACGTGGAAAAG TACAACATGGGGAAGTCCAAGCAAACGGGAAACCACAAGAACGGAAGCAAGAGGAACATTTCAAAGACATGGAAGACAAAACGCAGGACTAAAGATTTGGATCAGATCCATGCAGACATCAAGCCTGAAACAGCGGCCAAACTTCTGAACCAGGAGGTGGACTATGACGTGACAGGCTGTGCTCAACACTACTGTTTACACTGCGC AAGgtattttattgacatgaagGCCTTAAAAGAGCACTTCAAGACTAAAGTCCACAAAAAACG GTTGAAGCAACTCAGAGAGGAGCCTTACACCCAGGCGGAGGCAGACAGAGCGGCTGGTATGGGCTCATATATCCCTCCAAAAGTTGTTGAAGTGAAGACACAACCAATTGAAGAGGATATGAGCTAA
- the si:ch211-15d5.11 gene encoding nuclear receptor coactivator 7 isoform X1, with protein sequence MAQSVRRTESVGAMDHERLQRNTNRTSYFGNVKSRLGSKLPTSISQPAQFAKGPWETQPLTRLIQDPVMGKQHQPITCRPLNHIPHIRNPKLRQYYLQGTSWDLNPAVKQDLSEDGSHAQGSHGDTVFSVSAKFTSGDSSDRLSSQLLSLSAPLGAPEQLKEKTGSTSRGLPRPEPAKLKAEADPVSPAQTQSPSPEAEYDKLLDVEAVPLPDGQLCLLALPPECCQGEGPEATSYLKLFCRYVTDCKGVVSGILLVTSNKIFFDPCKNNPLVKEHGCEEYLLSCSVDSLVSVSFCADISHVHFSNSQHKKKGKKAFLKRTAQDGDDHKREPIPTTVPPSAVTSSVAEEEESEPESAASDVLGVAAASFCCGGREEPGKESRLPANEPSGRCRSAHPGSVMFVRLRVQPTSGKSGGPRGQQLGVNKTRRDAWFVLSQESSDELYSYLTRCRPDLCVTEGGEEEEGEGEEEEFVLIEDQDEAEGHAEETLQKRCSSGDDWEMVLMEESGEKPPLITDRDPDGASSIAESSQILEASHVRDLLKELPPRTVGHTWQLSYSTSRHGASLKSLYRKLSAIDSPVLVVIKDALDEVFGAFLSHPLKPSEKFYGTGETFLFMLHPRFKCFRWTGENSFFIKGDLDSFSVGGGSGHFGLWVDENLYLGRSSPCYTFNNCCLSETDDFRVMELEVWTFS encoded by the exons ATGGCCCAGTCTGTGAGGAGGACGGAGAGTGTGGGAGCTATGGACCATGAAAGACTGCAGAGAAACACCAACCGGACCAGCTACTTCGGCAATGTCAAGAGCAG ACTGGGGTCCAAACTGCCAACAAGCATCTCGCAACCCGCGCAGTTTGCCAAGGGGCCGTGGGAAACTCAACCGCTGACCCGGCTGATTCAGGATCCGGTCATGGGTAAACAACACCAACCCATCACCTGTCGGCCCCTCAACCACATCCCCCACATCAGGAACCCCAAATTGCGGCAGTACTATTTGCAAG GAACCTCGTGGGATCTGAACCCTGCAGTGAAGCAAGACCTGTCAGAAGACGGCTCACACGCGCAG GGTTCCCATGGCGACACGGTCTTCAGCGTCTCTGCTAAGTTCACCAGTGGTGACTCGTCTGACAGGTTATCGTCCCAGCTTCTGTCTCTGTCCGCCCCCTTGGGTGCACCAGAG cagctgaaggagaaaaCCGGCTCCACGTCTCGAGGATTGCCACGACCCGAACCCGCAAAACTTAAGGCAGAAGCTGATCCAGTCTCCCCGGCTCAGACCCAGTCACCTTCACCAGAGGCCGAGTATGACAAATTACTG GATGTGGAGGCAGTTCCGCTGCCTGATGGACAGCTGTGCTTATTGGCTCTCCCGCCAGAGTGCTGTCAGGGTGAGGGACCCGAGGCCACGTCTTACCTCAAGCTGTTCTGCCGCTACGTCACAGACTGCAAG GGGGTGGTGTCCGGAATCCTGCTGGTGACCTCCAACAAGATCTTCTTCGACCCCTGCAAGAACAACCCTCTGGTGAAGGAGCACGGCTGCGAGGAGTACCTGCTGTCGTGCTCCGTCGACAGCCTTGTGTCGGTCTCCTTCTGCGCCGACATCTCTCATGTTCACTTCAGCAACTCCCAGCACAA gaaaaaaggaaagaaggcTTTTCTGAAGAGGACCGCCCAAGACGGTGATGACCACAAGAGGGAGCCAATTCCTACTACAGTGCCTCCATCTGCTGTGACCAGTTCAGtcgcagaggaagaagagagtgagCCAGAAAGTGCTGCCTCAGATGTGCTTGGAGTTGCTGCTGCCAGCTTCTGTTGTGGTGGACGGGAGGAACCCGGTAAAGAAAGTAGACTTCCTGCGAATGAGCCATCTG gaCGCTGCCGGTCAGCGCACCCCGGGTCGGTGATGTTTGTGCGGCTGCGGGTTCAGCCAACGTCAGGGAAGAGCGGTGGCCCCCGAGGCCAGCAGCTGGGGGTGAACAAAACCAGACGGGACGCCTGGTTTGTCCTCTCTCAAGAGAG CTCCGACGAGCTGTATTCCTACCTGACACGCTGCCGACCAGACTTGTGCGTGACTGAgggcggggaggaggaggaaggggagggcGAGGAAGAGGAGTTCGTGCTCATCGAGGATCAAGACGAGGCGGAAGGCCATGCGGAGGAAACGTTACAGAAGCGCTGCAGCTCTGGAGATGACTGGGAG ATGGTGTTGATGGAGGAGAGCGGAGAGAAGCCCCCCCTGATCACTGACAGGGACCCTGATGGAGCCAGTAGCATTGCTGAGAGCAGCCAGATATTGGAAGCTTCCCATGTCAGAGAT CTGCTGAAGGAGCTTCCACCCAGAACAGTGGGTCACACTTGGCAGCTGTCGTACAGCACGTCGCGTCACGGCGCCAGCCTCAAGTCGCTCTACCGGAAACTAAGTGCAATAGACTCACCTGTGCTCGTAGTCATCAAGGACGCGCTTGATGAG GTATTTGGCGCATTTCTGTCTCACCCACTGAAGCCCAGTGAAAAGTTCTACGGCACCGGAGAAACTTTCCTCTTCATGTTACATCCTCGCTTCAAG TGCTTCAGGTGGACTGGAGAAAACTCTTTCTTCATTAAGGGGGATTTGGACTCGTTCTCAGTCGGAGGAGGAAG CGGCCACTTTGGCCTGTGGGTGGACGAGAACTTGTATCTTGGCCGCAGCAGTCCCTGCTACACATTCAACAACTGCTGCCTCTCTGAAACGGATGACTTCCGGGTCATGGAGTTGGAGGTGTGGACTTTCAGTTAA
- the si:ch211-15d5.11 gene encoding nuclear receptor coactivator 7 isoform X3 produces the protein MAQSVRRTESVGAMDHERLQRNTNRTSYFGNVKSRLGSKLPTSISQPAQFAKGPWETQPLTRLIQDPVMGTSWDLNPAVKQDLSEDGSHAQGSHGDTVFSVSAKFTSGDSSDRLSSQLLSLSAPLGAPEQLKEKTGSTSRGLPRPEPAKLKAEADPVSPAQTQSPSPEAEYDKLLDVEAVPLPDGQLCLLALPPECCQGEGPEATSYLKLFCRYVTDCKGVVSGILLVTSNKIFFDPCKNNPLVKEHGCEEYLLSCSVDSLVSVSFCADISHVHFSNSQHKKKGKKAFLKRTAQDGDDHKREPIPTTVPPSAVTSSVAEEEESEPESAASDVLGVAAASFCCGGREEPGKESRLPANEPSGRCRSAHPGSVMFVRLRVQPTSGKSGGPRGQQLGVNKTRRDAWFVLSQESSDELYSYLTRCRPDLCVTEGGEEEEGEGEEEEFVLIEDQDEAEGHAEETLQKRCSSGDDWEMVLMEESGEKPPLITDRDPDGASSIAESSQILEASHVRDLLKELPPRTVGHTWQLSYSTSRHGASLKSLYRKLSAIDSPVLVVIKDALDEVFGAFLSHPLKPSEKFYGTGETFLFMLHPRFKCFRWTGENSFFIKGDLDSFSVGGGSGHFGLWVDENLYLGRSSPCYTFNNCCLSETDDFRVMELEVWTFS, from the exons ATGGCCCAGTCTGTGAGGAGGACGGAGAGTGTGGGAGCTATGGACCATGAAAGACTGCAGAGAAACACCAACCGGACCAGCTACTTCGGCAATGTCAAGAGCAG ACTGGGGTCCAAACTGCCAACAAGCATCTCGCAACCCGCGCAGTTTGCCAAGGGGCCGTGGGAAACTCAACCGCTGACCCGGCTGATTCAGGATCCGGTCATGG GAACCTCGTGGGATCTGAACCCTGCAGTGAAGCAAGACCTGTCAGAAGACGGCTCACACGCGCAG GGTTCCCATGGCGACACGGTCTTCAGCGTCTCTGCTAAGTTCACCAGTGGTGACTCGTCTGACAGGTTATCGTCCCAGCTTCTGTCTCTGTCCGCCCCCTTGGGTGCACCAGAG cagctgaaggagaaaaCCGGCTCCACGTCTCGAGGATTGCCACGACCCGAACCCGCAAAACTTAAGGCAGAAGCTGATCCAGTCTCCCCGGCTCAGACCCAGTCACCTTCACCAGAGGCCGAGTATGACAAATTACTG GATGTGGAGGCAGTTCCGCTGCCTGATGGACAGCTGTGCTTATTGGCTCTCCCGCCAGAGTGCTGTCAGGGTGAGGGACCCGAGGCCACGTCTTACCTCAAGCTGTTCTGCCGCTACGTCACAGACTGCAAG GGGGTGGTGTCCGGAATCCTGCTGGTGACCTCCAACAAGATCTTCTTCGACCCCTGCAAGAACAACCCTCTGGTGAAGGAGCACGGCTGCGAGGAGTACCTGCTGTCGTGCTCCGTCGACAGCCTTGTGTCGGTCTCCTTCTGCGCCGACATCTCTCATGTTCACTTCAGCAACTCCCAGCACAA gaaaaaaggaaagaaggcTTTTCTGAAGAGGACCGCCCAAGACGGTGATGACCACAAGAGGGAGCCAATTCCTACTACAGTGCCTCCATCTGCTGTGACCAGTTCAGtcgcagaggaagaagagagtgagCCAGAAAGTGCTGCCTCAGATGTGCTTGGAGTTGCTGCTGCCAGCTTCTGTTGTGGTGGACGGGAGGAACCCGGTAAAGAAAGTAGACTTCCTGCGAATGAGCCATCTG gaCGCTGCCGGTCAGCGCACCCCGGGTCGGTGATGTTTGTGCGGCTGCGGGTTCAGCCAACGTCAGGGAAGAGCGGTGGCCCCCGAGGCCAGCAGCTGGGGGTGAACAAAACCAGACGGGACGCCTGGTTTGTCCTCTCTCAAGAGAG CTCCGACGAGCTGTATTCCTACCTGACACGCTGCCGACCAGACTTGTGCGTGACTGAgggcggggaggaggaggaaggggagggcGAGGAAGAGGAGTTCGTGCTCATCGAGGATCAAGACGAGGCGGAAGGCCATGCGGAGGAAACGTTACAGAAGCGCTGCAGCTCTGGAGATGACTGGGAG ATGGTGTTGATGGAGGAGAGCGGAGAGAAGCCCCCCCTGATCACTGACAGGGACCCTGATGGAGCCAGTAGCATTGCTGAGAGCAGCCAGATATTGGAAGCTTCCCATGTCAGAGAT CTGCTGAAGGAGCTTCCACCCAGAACAGTGGGTCACACTTGGCAGCTGTCGTACAGCACGTCGCGTCACGGCGCCAGCCTCAAGTCGCTCTACCGGAAACTAAGTGCAATAGACTCACCTGTGCTCGTAGTCATCAAGGACGCGCTTGATGAG GTATTTGGCGCATTTCTGTCTCACCCACTGAAGCCCAGTGAAAAGTTCTACGGCACCGGAGAAACTTTCCTCTTCATGTTACATCCTCGCTTCAAG TGCTTCAGGTGGACTGGAGAAAACTCTTTCTTCATTAAGGGGGATTTGGACTCGTTCTCAGTCGGAGGAGGAAG CGGCCACTTTGGCCTGTGGGTGGACGAGAACTTGTATCTTGGCCGCAGCAGTCCCTGCTACACATTCAACAACTGCTGCCTCTCTGAAACGGATGACTTCCGGGTCATGGAGTTGGAGGTGTGGACTTTCAGTTAA